The proteins below come from a single Aptenodytes patagonicus chromosome 2, bAptPat1.pri.cur, whole genome shotgun sequence genomic window:
- the LOC143157311 gene encoding secreted Ly-6/uPAR-related protein 1-like, with protein sequence MKTLLVGLLLGLAYVELAQSLRCYTCKEPTDIAKCRTATLCPPKANVCTTTLHSVDSGYPFFGNITVTRSCEEECLSYNGIGTTRPKSCCYTDLCTDDTRSVSGVGSNSAALGLITMVVGTLLQCTL encoded by the exons ATGAAGACTCTTCTGGTTGGGCTCCTACTTGGTCTGGCATACGTGGAATTGG CCCAGTCCTTACGATGTTACACGTGCAAGGAACCAACGGACATTGCTAAGTGCAGAACAGCCACCCTGTGCCCCCCAAAAGCCAACGTGTGCACAACAACGCTGCACTCCGTAGACTCAG GTTACCCATTTTTTGGCAACATCACTGTGACCAGAAGCTGTGAGGAGGAATGCCTCTCCTATAACGGGATAGGGACGACCAGGCCCAAGTCATGCTGCTACACTGACCTCTGCACCGATGACACCAGGAGTGTCAGTGGGGTGGGAAGCAACTCTGCAGCGCTGGGTCTGATAACCATGGTTGTTGGCACGCTCCTCCAGTGCACTCTGTAA